The following proteins are co-located in the Methylomonas sp. 11b genome:
- the xerC gene encoding tyrosine recombinase XerC gives MHAEADDALQLYFCYLVSEKRVADHTSTNYQRDLKRFRSFCNVQELRLWQQVQDRDVRNYIAGRHKNGIGSKTIQRELAALRSFYRFLLKTNQVTHNPAQHVQAPKVSKRLPHVLDVDQMMGMLNATPDSVLEVRDLAMFELFYSSGLRLSELVMLDLSDIDLSEGFLRVRFGKGGKQRQLPVGSKALDALKVWLTNRPEGGQAVFVSLQCRRLSRRSVQLRLDRWGKKNGIAEHLHPHMLRHSFASHLLEASKDIRAVQELLGHSNISTTQIYTHLDFQHLAAVYDQAHPRSRKG, from the coding sequence ATGCATGCCGAAGCGGATGACGCCTTGCAGCTGTATTTTTGCTATCTGGTTTCGGAAAAGCGTGTTGCCGACCATACGTCGACGAATTACCAGCGGGATTTAAAGCGTTTTAGAAGTTTTTGCAATGTGCAAGAGCTTAGGCTTTGGCAGCAAGTTCAAGATCGCGATGTGAGGAACTATATTGCTGGACGCCATAAAAACGGGATAGGAAGCAAGACGATTCAGCGCGAACTTGCTGCGCTACGTAGTTTTTATCGATTTTTGCTCAAAACTAACCAAGTGACGCATAACCCTGCTCAGCATGTGCAGGCGCCTAAAGTGTCAAAAAGGCTTCCTCATGTGTTGGATGTTGATCAGATGATGGGGATGTTAAATGCGACGCCAGATTCGGTTTTGGAAGTCCGCGATTTGGCGATGTTCGAATTGTTCTATTCATCAGGGTTGCGACTGAGCGAGTTAGTGATGCTTGATTTGTCGGACATTGATCTTAGCGAAGGCTTTTTGAGAGTGCGTTTTGGTAAAGGCGGCAAGCAAAGGCAATTGCCTGTTGGTAGTAAAGCACTTGATGCGCTTAAGGTTTGGCTGACAAATCGGCCTGAGGGGGGGCAAGCGGTGTTTGTTTCCTTGCAGTGTCGTCGATTATCTCGAAGAAGTGTGCAGCTTAGATTGGATCGTTGGGGTAAAAAAAACGGTATAGCCGAACACCTTCATCCGCATATGTTAAGACATTCGTTCGCAAGCCATCTGCTTGAAGCTAGTAAAGATATTAGGGCTGTGCAAGAGTTATTAGGGCATAGCAATATATCTACTACGCAGATATACACGCACCTGGATTTTCAGCATTTAGCGGCCGTATATGATCAAGCACATCCGCGATCACGCAAGGGTTGA